In the genome of Oncorhynchus mykiss isolate Arlee chromosome 18, USDA_OmykA_1.1, whole genome shotgun sequence, one region contains:
- the LOC110496191 gene encoding glyceraldehyde-3-phosphate dehydrogenase: MVKIGINGFGRIGRLVTRAAAKGGKVEVVAINDPFIDLDYMVYMFKYDSTHGVWKDSEVKQEGGKLIIGNLHITVFHERDPTAIKWGEAGADYVVESTGVFTTIEKASAHLQGGAKRVIISAPSADAPMFVMGVNHEKYDNSLKVVSNASCTTNCLAPIAKVINDNFGIVEGLMSTVHAVTATQKTVDGPSGKLWRDGRGASQNIIPASTGAAKAVSKVIPELNGKLTGMAFRVPTPNVSVVDLTVRLEKAAPYDEIKKVIKAAAEGPMKGILGYTEDQVVSTDFNGDCRSSIFDAGAGIALNDHFVKLVSWYDNEFGYSNRVVDLCLHMASKE; encoded by the exons ATTTGGGCGTATTGGGCGCCTGGTGACCCGTGCCGCTGCCAAGGGCGGCAAGGTTGAGGTCGTCGCCATCAATGACCCCTTCATTGACCTGGACTACATG GTCTACATGTTCAAGTATGACTCCACCCACGGTGTTTGGAAGGACAGCGAAGTGAAGCAGGAAGGTGGAAAGTTGATCATTGGCAATCTGCACATCACAGTTTTCCATGA GAGGGACCCCACCGCCATCAAGTGGGGCGAGGCTGGCGCGGACTACGTCGTCGAGTCGACTGGTGTGTTCACCACCATCGAGAAGGCCTCT GCTCATCTGCAGGGAGGTGCCAAGAGGGTCATCATCTCCGCCCCCAGCGCCGACGCACCCATGTTCGTGATGGGCGTCAACCACGAGAAGTACGACAACTCCCTGAAGGTTGTCAG CAACGCCTCCTGCACAACTAACTGCCTGGCTCCCATCGCCAAGGTTATCAACGACAACTTTGGCATCGTTGAGGGTCTTATG agcACAGTTCACGCCGTCACAGCCACACAGAAGACCGTTGACGGGCCCTCTGGTAAGCTGTGGAGAGATGGACGTGGTGCCAGCCAGAACATTATCCCCGCCTCCACCGGCGCCGCCAAGGCCGTGAGCAAGGTTATCCCCGAGCTGAATGG CAAGCTGACCGGCATGGCCTTCCGTGTCCCCACTCCCAATGTGTCCGTGGTTGACCTGACTGTCCGTCTTGAGAAGGCC GCGCCTTATGACGAGATCAAGAAGGTCATCAAGGCTGCTGCTGAAGGACCCATGAAGGGAATTCTGGGATACACAGAAGACCAG GTGGTGTCCACAGACTTCAACGGCGACTGCCGCTCCTCAATCTTTGACGCCGGCGCAGGCATTGCCCTCAACGACCACTTTGTCAAGCTGGTCTCATG GTACGACAATGAGTTTGGCTACAGCAACCGTGTTGTTGACCTGTGTCTGCACATGGCCTCCAAGGAGTAA